The following DNA comes from Vibrio gigantis.
GCAACCTAACAAAGCGTAATGTTGATCCTAACGCGATGGAAGCGAAAGCGGCAGACCAAACAGGTCGCACTTGGCACCAAACGGTTATCTTTAAGCAAGGCATTGAAACCGATGTAGCTAAGAAAATCGTTAAGCTAATCAAAGACAATAAAGTTAAAGTTCAAGCGGCTATCCAAGGCGAAAAAGTTCGTGTTACAGGCAAAAAGCGTGATGACCTACAAGCGGTTATGGCACTTGTACGTAACGGTGAACTTGGTCAACCTTTCCAGTTTGACAACTTCCGTGACTAATTAATCTGGCTATCTGTAGCAGCTCTTTTTCGCTACTTACTAATCAGTTTAATGCGGCACTTAAAATAGCAAAAAGCCACTTCTTTATCGGAAGTGGCTTTTTATTTATCTAAGCGTTGTTACTAGCGTGTTAGACGCCAGCATGAAGACCGCCTACTTCTTAACTCAACACCTTGGCAGAAGACAGCTTCAGGTCTTTGCCTACCAGTAAATTGAATTCAACACTCGCTGGTGGAATAAACACACACACTCGCAATTTCTCGGCTCTCGCTTGCTCAAGCTTGGTCGACAGTTCTCCACTATCAGCATAACCTTCTCTCTCTGCATCTCGGCGACACAGGTCAACAAATTCAAAGGGGCAATTGCTCGGTGAAAGCACTAGCTCTGCCTCTTGCATTAAACGTAAAGCTTTCATGGAAAGCAACTCAACGTCTTGCTCGAATTCAATCCAAGTAACCTGCCCTTCGCTATCAATACCTTCCACTAACGCTTGCTGGTAGTAAGACTCTAGCTGCTCTCTGTCTGTCACCTGCTCAATAAAACTGGATGATAAAAAGCGCTCCCAAAACTTACGACGTTCATCAACGGTAGGAAATGAATCTTTAATAGAATTGCGTTTTGATGCACCAAAGTCTGCTATCAAACCTATATTTTGTGGCAATACTGTTTCGAGTTTTTCTCTGATATTTCTTACCAAGACAGGAGATGCACCACCACTAGAGATGGCAATTTGGATTCTTCCACGATTAATCATTGATGGAGTAATAAAGTCACAGTAGGGTAAATCATCGACGACATTGACAAGAATACCCAATTTTTTTGCATCATTATGTACTTGATGATTTAGACTTGGGTTGTCTGTTGTCGCCCATACCTGCAGGTAATCTTTCGATATGATCTGTGATGAGTAAAAGTTTTGCACCCAGTGAAGTTTGTGATCATCGACAAGCTGCTTTAAGTACGGTGCTACCTTGGGAGACACCAAAGTCACATCAGCCCCAGCTCGTAGCAAGCTGTCGACTTTACGGCAAGCAACCTCACCCCCACCAACCACCAAGATTGGCTTATTCTCTACATCCAAAAACATTGGGAAATAACGCATGTTCTTCCTTGAGACTACTTCAATAACTATTCAGCCATGCTACCAAATTTGGAGCATATTCATAACTATCGAAGTGTAATAAAAATATTTATTGACCAAATTTCAATCTTTTTTAAGGGTAATGCTCCACCAGCGTGACATTCATTCAGAATATATATCTATTCGATTATCAATATAAAACTCTAAATCTCGTTGCACCAACAGTGTGAACCGCTGCACTATTTACATTCAGTTAACATTTGGTCATTCTAATTGTGTTCGGAT
Coding sequences within:
- a CDS encoding precorrin-2 dehydrogenase/sirohydrochlorin ferrochelatase family protein, with protein sequence MRYFPMFLDVENKPILVVGGGEVACRKVDSLLRAGADVTLVSPKVAPYLKQLVDDHKLHWVQNFYSSQIISKDYLQVWATTDNPSLNHQVHNDAKKLGILVNVVDDLPYCDFITPSMINRGRIQIAISSGGASPVLVRNIREKLETVLPQNIGLIADFGASKRNSIKDSFPTVDERRKFWERFLSSSFIEQVTDREQLESYYQQALVEGIDSEGQVTWIEFEQDVELLSMKALRLMQEAELVLSPSNCPFEFVDLCRRDAEREGYADSGELSTKLEQARAEKLRVCVFIPPASVEFNLLVGKDLKLSSAKVLS
- a CDS encoding YajQ family cyclic di-GMP-binding protein, with amino-acid sequence MPSFDIISEVEAVELRNAVDNANRELSTRFDFRGVEASFDYKDESVKLTAQDDFQLKQMRDILRSNLTKRNVDPNAMEAKAADQTGRTWHQTVIFKQGIETDVAKKIVKLIKDNKVKVQAAIQGEKVRVTGKKRDDLQAVMALVRNGELGQPFQFDNFRD